A DNA window from Eremothecium cymbalariae DBVPG#7215 chromosome 3, complete sequence contains the following coding sequences:
- the COQ10 gene encoding ubiquinone-binding protein COQ10 (similar to Ashbya gossypii ACL012W), producing MPSTVILGRIPLRCFTTPQHPVINSRRAFFGITSGSSSSETKTQKFTLKRTFNAPAAIVYGAVSEVSLYEHFVPYCTGSFVNRRNPVDNKPSEAGLRVGFQNFDETFLCKIQCIDRQDDVKIVIAESAAHDLFHILSTKWLILPHTNRPDVTEVELVLSFRFRSKIYDRLSSIFAKSVSELVMNAFESRIFQLRRKESKMKWHNRL from the coding sequence ATGCCATCGACTGTTATATTAGGTAGAATACCTCTGCGATGCTTTACTACGCCTCAACACCCCGTCATCAACTCAAGAAGAGCGTTTTTTGGAATAACCTctggcagcagcagtagtGAGACCAAGACTCAAAAGTTTACGTTAAAGAGAACGTTTAATGCACCTGCTGCTATTGTTTATGGTGCTGTTTCTGAAGTGTCGTTATATGAACATTTTGTTCCGTACTGTACAGGATCATTTGTCAATCGCAGAAATCCAGTAGATAACAAGCCTAGTGAAGCAGGTTTACGAGTTGGGTTCCAAAACTTTGACGAAACGTTTCTATGCAAGATACAATGTATTGATAGACAAGATGATGTGAAAATTGTGATTGCTGAATCTGCCGCTCATGATTTATTTCATATTTTATCGACTAAATGGCTCATTCTGCCTCATACGAACAGACCTGATGTGACAGAAGTTGAGTTGGTTCTATCTTTCCGGTTTCGTTCAAAAATCTATGATAGATTGTCCTCGATCTTTGCAAAAAGTGTCTCAGAATTGGTTATGAATGCTTTCGAGTCAAGGATTTTCCAGTTGAGAAGGAAGGAGTCGAAAATGAAATGGCATAACAGGTTGTAG
- the TAF4 gene encoding Taf4p (similar to Ashbya gossypii ACL016C), whose translation MGNSPKGARGDENGHSNKKAKSEEGSATPFKFGNEADDVDPTGSDFSNELPTPFDNFVSQEEDDSTGHSNNGVELPETSLPSTTLALPTASGAGSSNSNGSGNGNNTNSNVKKSPQKVQKAVLNSKVNVTAARKQGQSTTAPKRQSDPDKLSDALLSAGVDVREEEALLNSTVTTMKSNSQVSNNQLPPHPPFLHPAHIASMMKKVAADQSFNQDFSKNSDLLSLMSTACELYIRDIVTNSIVISRHRRKAVKLNSGRRSEMTRILRDLALKQREQEERRVKRRIALGLEKETVDAKLDSGETLHRASNATANMMIAGGKKKYSWLTSSSKSNAVDLKNTGKVSSAVAARGDLGIKYREAREEPGIVMRDLLNALENRRVGVNNTIAKGYARIRD comes from the coding sequence ATGGGGAACTCACCAAAGGGAGCCCGTGGTGATGAAAATGGGCATAGTAACAAAAAGGCTAAATCTGAGGAAGGTTCTGCTACACCTTTCAAGTTTGGTAATGAGGCTGATGACGTAGATCCAACTGGTTCAGATTTTTCTAACGAGCTACCTACGCCGTTTGATAACTTTGTTAGCCAGGAGGAAGATGACAGTACTGGACACAGCAATAATGGGGTAGAGCTTCCAGAGACCAGCTTGCCGAGCACGACTTTGGCTTTACCTACAGCATCTGGGGCAGGTTCAAGTAATAGTAATGGTAGTGGTAATGGTAACAACACCAATAGCAATGTGAAGAAATCTCCGCAAAAGGTACAGAAGGCAGTTTTGAATAGCAAGGTGAATGTTACAGCGGCGAGGAAACAAGGGCAAAGTACAACTGCTCCAAAACGCCAGAGCGATCCTGACAAACTAAGTGATGCGCTCTTATCTGCTGGTGTGGATGTTAGGGAGGAGGAAGCACTATTAAACTCTACAGTTACGACCATGAAGTCTAACTCCCAAGTCTCCAATAATCAGCTGCCACCGCATCCTCCATTTCTGCACCCCGCCCACATTGCTAGtatgatgaagaaggtaGCAGCAGACCAGAGCTTTAACCAAGATTTTTCGAAAAACTCGGATTTGCTGAGTCTAATGTCCACTGCATGTGAGCTGTATATTAGGGACATCGTCACAAATTCCATAGTCATATCGCGCCATCGGCGTAAAGCGGTGAAGTTAAATTCTGGAAGGAGAAGCGAGATGACACGAATACTAAGAGACCTGGCCTTAAAACAACGAGAACAAGAGGAACGTAGAGTTAAACGGAGAATAGCATTAGGCTTAGAAAAGGAAACTGTCGACGCAAAGCTGGACAGCGGGGAAACACTCCATCGGGCTTCTAATGCAACCGCAAATATGATGATTGCAGGAGGTAAGAAAAAATATAGTTGGCTCACATCAAGCTCTAAATCAAATGCAGTAGATCTGAAAAATACAGGCAAAGTATCTTCCGCCGTTGCTGCAAGAGGCGATTTGGGGATCAAATATAGAGAGGCAAGAGAAGAACCTGGCATCGTAATGAGGGATCTACTAAATGCATTAGAGAACAGGAGAGTTGGGGTGAATAACACCATTGCTAAAGGCTATGCTAGGATAAGAGACTAA
- the MVP1 gene encoding Mvp1p (similar to Ashbya gossypii ACL014C), with amino-acid sequence MNFSNEDPWKGLETIGSPNDAWANMNRVSDDSSGQIAVPGRRVDAVSSITLIDSSLSAEVKETIRNNYRDRNLYETDSSGLEQQVWGPPTEVGKAMNVSVLDKIDVPSGAGEGILQEARSEELSNWIDNLRKTYNPLSSDIVVVEEILEREGLLFKHTNYLVKHLIALPNTTPSSNRTVIRRYSDFNWLQEVLLKKYPFRMIPELPPKKIGAQNADPIFLVRRRKGLSRFINLVMKHPVLSFDDLVLTFLTVPTDLGSWRKQANYDTTEEFTDQKIDKAFINMWQKELGNQWNEADVKIDALLESWIKISVLVDRYERRMKQISDERRLLGSVMEEFAASTDALYPLDESSIQGVNSHIKIISNHLNQLADISKKELNEVDERLSVKFKTFIDIIISLRGVFERYKIMAGNNIPQLQRKLEINMEKLQTLSNKPDVKGAEYERIKQIVQRDKRTIAEQVNRSWLIRKGILEEFTIFQETQFFVTHIFQEWARMHVGFSNENSECWEKLYTNLEDMPLSRN; translated from the coding sequence ATGAATTTTAGCAATGAAGACCCGTGGAAGGGGCTTGAAACAATAGGATCACCTAATGATGCGTGGGCCAATATGAATAGAGTTTCTGATGATTCATCGGGCCAAATAGCAGTTCCAGGGCGACGGGTTGATGCGGTTTCATCCATAACGTTGATTGattcttctctttctgcAGAGGTTAAGGAGACTATACGTAATAATTATCGTGATCGTAATTTATATGAGACAGATAGCAGTGGGTTAGAGCAGCAAGTTTGGGGTCCGCCCACAGAAGTAGGTAAAGCAATGAATGTGTCGGTACTTGATAAAATCGATGTACCTAGTGGGGCGGGTGAGGGGATACTGCAAGAGGCAAGGAGTGAGGAGTTATCTAACTGGATTGATAATCTGAGGAAGACTTACAACCCTTTATCTAgtgatattgttgttgttgaggAGATTCTGGAGCGCGAGGGGCTGCTTTTTAAGCACACTAATTATTTGGTGAAACATCTGATTGCTCTTCCAAACACTACACCATCTTCGAATCGTACAGTAATTCGAAGGTACTCTGACTTCAATTGGTTACAAGAggttttattgaaaaaatatccatttAGAATGATTCCTGAGTTGCCTCCTAAGAAGATTGGGGCTCAGAATGCGGACCCTATATTTCTAGTGAGGAGAAGGAAAGGATTGAGTCGGTTTATTAATCTCGTTATGAAACATCCAGTCTTGAGTTTTGACGATTTGGTATTGACCTTTTTGACGGTGCCCACGGATTTGGGCAGTTGGAGGAAGCAGGCGAACTACGACACCACCGAAGAGTTTACTGATCAAAAGATCGACAAAGCGTTCATAAATATGTGGCAAAAGGAATTAGGTAATCAGTGGAATGAAGCTGATGTGAAGATTGATGCATTGCTGGAGTCATGGATAAAGATATCAGTTTTGGTTGATCGGTACGAAAGAAGAATGAAACAAATTTCCGACGAACGCAGATTATTGGGATCTGTAATGGAAGAGTTCGCTGCCAGCACTGATGCATTATATCCCTTGGATGAAAGCAGTATCCAGGGCGTCAATTCGCATATCAAGATAATCTCAAACCATTTGAATCAGTTGGCggatatttcaaagaaagagTTGaatgaagttgatgagcGGTTATCTGTCAAGTTTAAGACGTTCATCGATATAATCATCTCCTTAAGGGGCGTGTTTGAACGCTATAAGATAATGGCAGGCAATAATATCCCCCAACTACAAAGAAAATTAGAAATTAATATGGAGAAGTTACAAACCTTGAGTAACAAGCCAGATGTAAAGGGCGCTGAATATGAAAGGATTAAGCAGATAGTTCAAAGAGATAAAAGAACCATTGCAGAACAGGTGAATAGGTCGTGGCTAATCAGAAAAGGTATTTTAGAAGAGTTTACTATCTTTCAAGAAACACAATTTTTTGTGACACATATATTTCAAGAGTGGGCTAGGATGCACGTTGGGTTTAGTAATGAGAATTCTGAATGCTGGGAGAAGTTGTACACGAATTTAGAAGATATGCCACTGAGTAGGAACTGA
- the HTZ1 gene encoding histone H2AZ (similar to Ashbya gossypii ACL017C), translating to MSGKVHGGKGKSGAKDGGSLGSQSHSARAGLQFPVGRIKRYLKRNAAGKTRVGSKAAIYLTAVLEYLTAEVLELAGNAAKDLKVKRITPRHLQLAIRGDDELDSLIRATIASGGVLPHINKALLLKVEKKSHK from the coding sequence ATGTCAGGAAAAGTTCATGGTGGTAAAGGTAAATCGGGTGCTAAAGATGGTGGGTCATTAGGGTCTCAATCGCATTCAGCAAGGGCAGGATTGCAGTTTCCTGTTGGTAGGATTAAACGTTATTTGAAGAGGAATGCTGCAGGGAAGACTCGTGTTGGGTCGAAGGCCGCTATCTATTTGACTGCAGTGCTTGAATATTTGACGGCGGAGGTGTTAGAATTAGCTGGTAATGCAGCTAAGGATTTGAAGGTGAAAAGAATCACTCCCAGACATTTACAATTGGCGATTAGaggtgatgatgagttAGATTCTTTAATCAGGGCCACAATTGCTTCTGGAGGTGTGTTACCGCATATAAACAAGGcattgttgttgaaggtgGAGAAGAAGAGCCATAAGTAA
- the MDM12 gene encoding ERMES complex subunit MDM12 (similar to Ashbya gossypii ACL013C): protein MSFDINWNKVNEDPKVNQNIKDFLNSYLESIVLPSYVNNIQMTKFKLGELPPNIILKKIDDPLHEFYEAVAAETGSIGDRKSDLQFLVEVDYKGDMLIEISAELVLNYPSPNFMRLPVKLTISDIGLHSLCLISYLQNQLFISFLCDVSDPILDDAETILDTTGPTFLGSKSLDRISLIRSMKIQTEIGQQDVGEGTILRSVGKLEQFLSDIFKNMLRKEAAWPSWINLDFNEYEEDDEDDEEN from the coding sequence ATGTCTTTTGACATTAACTGGAATAAGGTAAATGAAGACCCTAAGGTTAATCAAAACATCAAGGATTTCTTGAATTCGTACCTAGAATCGATAGTCCTACCCAGTTATGTGAACAATATTCAGATGACAAAGTTTAAATTGGGTGAACTGCCGCCAAACATCATTCTAAAAAAGATAGATGATCCTCTCCATGAATTCTACGAGGCTGTAGCAGCGGAAACGGGCTCAATTGGGGATCGGAAGAGCGACCTGCAGTTCTTAGTTGAGGTAGATTACAAGGGAGACATGTTGATAGAAATCAGCGCTGAACTAGTGCTCAACTATCCCAGCCCAAATTTCATGCGACTACCTGTAAAACTGACCATAAGCGATATTGGTCTTCATTCTCTATGTCTGATATcatatcttcaaaatcaactGTTTATAAGCTTTCTATGTGATGTTAGTGATCCAATTCTGGACGATGCGGAGACTATATTGGATACCACCGGGCCCACCTTTTTAGGCTCCAAGTCTTTAGACAGAATATCTTTGATCAGGAGCATGAAGATTCAGACTGAGATCGGCCAGCAGGATGTAGGTGAAGGCACTATACTGAGGAGTGTAGGTAAATTAGAACAGTTTTTGTCGGACatattcaagaatatgCTACGTAAGGAGGCTGCATGGCCCAGTTGGATAAATCTTGACTTtaatgaatatgaagaGGACGACGAGGACGACGAGGAGAACTAG
- the RCL1 gene encoding rRNA-processing endoribonuclease (similar to Ashbya gossypii ACL015W), producing the protein MSTKLVTFQGALNFRHRIVMATLSGKAIKIEKIRSDDLNPGLKDYEVSFLRLIDGVTNGSVVEISYTGTTVIYKPGIIVGGSYTHNCPNSKPVGYFVEPLLYLAPFSKKKFSIVFRGMTSSHGDAGVETIKWGLMPVMEKFGVRECALHTLKRGSPPIGGGEVHLVVDSLIAQPITMHALEKPVISAITGVAYSTRVSPSMVNRMIDAAKSVLKKVPCEVNITADVWRGENSGKSPGWGLTLVGETKKGWRYSAEAIGDGGDVPEDIGTKVAYELLEEISKCGVVDRNQLPLALVYMVIGKEDIGRLRISKDQIDERFIRLMRDIKQIFGTEAHLKSVDEVDSDDMIVTIKGIGFTNTSKKIA; encoded by the coding sequence ATGTCGACTAAACTAGTGACGTTTCAAGGAGCGTTAAATTTTAGGCATCGAATAGTGATGGCTACATTGTCTGGTAAGGCCATCAAGATTGAGAAAATCCGCTCAGATGATTTGAATCCAGGTTTAAAGGATTATGAAGTTTCATTTTTACGATTGATTGATGGAGTCACTAATGGGAGTGTGGTCGAGATATCATATACAGGTACGACGGTTATTTACAAACCAGGTATTATTGTTGGCGGGTCTTATACGCATAACTGCCCGAATAGTAAGCCTGTTGGGTACTTTGTGGAACCATTGTTGTACCTTGCTCCATTTtccaagaagaagttttctATAGTATTTCGTGGTATGACGTCGTCTCATGGTGATGCTGGTGTCGAGACTATTAAATGGGGGCTTATGCCAGTGATGGAGAAGTTTGGTGTCAGGGAGTGTGCGCTACACACACTGAAGAGAGGATCACCTCCCATAGGAGGAGGCGAAGTACATTTAGTTGTAGATTCATTGATAGCGCAGCCGATTACGATGCATGCATTAGAAAAGCCTGTCATATCGGCAATTACCGGGGTTGCATATTCGACTAGGGTCAGTCCTTCGATGGTGAACCGGATGATAGATGCTGCAAAAAGTGTATTGAAGAAAGTGCCATGTGAGGTAAATATAACTGCAGATGTGTGGAGGGGTGAAAATTCTGGTAAAAGTCCAGGTTGGGGTTTAACTTTGGTTGGTGAGACTAAGAAAGGTTGGAGATATTCTGCGGAAGCGATTGGCGATGGTGGTGACGTTCCTGAAGATATTGGGACGAAAGTTGCATATGAGTTACTCGAAGAGATAAGTAAGTGTGGCGTTGTGGATAGAAATCAGTTACCATTGGCACTCGTATACATGGTTATTGGGAAGGAAGATATTGGTAGACTCAGAATATCAAAAGATCAAATTGATGAAAGATTCATAAGGCTTATGAGGGATATTAAACAGATATTTGGTACAGAAGCTCACCTCAAATCTGTTGACGAGGTAGATAGCGACGATATGATCGTTACCATAAAGGGTATAGGTTTCACAAACACTAGTAAGAAAATCGCCTAG